In one Kwoniella botswanensis chromosome 3, complete sequence genomic region, the following are encoded:
- a CDS encoding protein transporter SEC61 subunit alpha: MGFRFLELVRPFMSILPEVTAPEKKVVFNHKVLWTATTLLIFLVCSQVPLYGIMSSDSSDPLYWLRAILASNRGTLMELGITPIVTSGMIMQLLAGAQLIDVDFSLKDDRALFGAAQKLFAMIIALGQATVYVLTGLYGSPSSLGPGVCLLLILQLVSSSLIVILLDELLTKGYGLGSGISLFIATNICESIIWKAFSPNTVNTGRGPEFEGAIIALFHLLFTWNDKTRALKEAFYRERLPNVMNLLATVVVFALVIYLQGFRIEIPIKSSKMRGQRGSYPVKLFYTSNMPIMLESALTSNVFLISQMLSSRFPNNFLVRLLGVWEPMEEVPSQLSAVSGIAYYMSAPHSLTKAIQDPFHTVVYIAFIVTACAIFSKTWIEVSGSGPRDVAKQLKDQNMTLAGHREASIYKELKRVIPTAAAFGGATLGLLSVLADMMGALGSGTGILMATTIIYGYFELGVKENSGLDAAGLGDLLF, encoded by the exons ATGGGTT TCCGCTTCCTCGAGCTCGTTCGACCTTTCATGAGCATCCTCCCAGAGGTCACTGCTcccgagaagaag GTCGTATTCAACCATAAAGTGTTATGGACAGCTACCACCCTACTCATCTTCTTGGTCTGCTCTCAAGTACCTCTGTACGGTATCATGTCATCGGACAGTTCAGATCCACTGTACTGGCTCAGAGCGATCTTGGCTTCCAACAGAGGTACATTGATGGAATTGGGTATCACACCGATCGTCACTTCCGGTATGATCATGCAATTGCTCGCTGGAGCTCAGTTGATCGACGTCGATTTCAGCttgaaagatgatagagCGTTGTTCGGAGCTGCTCAAaaat TATTCGCCATGATCATCGCCCTCGGTCAAGCCACCGTCTACGTCCTCACCGGTCTCTACGGTTCCCCCTCTTCCCTCGGTCCCGGTGTCTGtctcctcttgatcctcCAACTCGTCTCCTCGTCACTCATTGTCATCCTTCTCGATGAACTCCTCACCAAGGGTTACGGTCTCGGATCTGGTATCTCCTTGTTCATCGCTACCAACATTTGCGAGTCGATCATCTGGAAGGCCTTCTCCCCTAACACCGTCAACACCGGGAGAGGACCAGAATTTGAAGGTGCTATCATTGCTCTCTTCCACTTGCTTTTCACTTGGAACGACAAGACCAGAGCTCTTAAAGAAGCCTTTTACAGGGAAAGATTACCAAACGTTATGAACTTGTTGGCTACGGTGGTAGTCTTCGCTTTGGTCATCTACCTACAAGGATTCAGAATCGAAATCCCAATCAAATCTTCCAAGATGAGAGGTCAAAGGGGTTCATACCCCGTCAAGCTCTTCTACACCTCCAACATGCCAATCATGTTGGAATCCGCTTTGACTTCCAACGTGTTCTTGATCAGTCAAATGTTATCGTCAAGATTCCCCAACAACTTCTTGGTTAGATTGTTAGGAGTTtgggag CCAATGGAAGAAGTACCCTCTCAACTCTCCGCCGTCTCCGGTATCGCCTACTACATGTCCGCTCCTCACTCCTTGACCAAAGCGATCCAAGATCCATTCCACACCGTCGTCTACATCGCATTCATCGTCACCGCCTGtgccatcttctccaaaacCTGGATCGAAGTCTCAGGTTCGGGACCAAGAGACGTCGCCAAGCAACTCAAAGATCAAAACATGACTCTTGCCGGACACCGAGAAGCGTCAATCTACAAGGAACTCAAGAGGGTCATCCCCACCGCTGCTGCTTTTGGAGGTGCTACTCTCGGTTTACTCTCGGTCTTGGCTGATATGATGGGCGCTCTCGGAAGTGGTACGGGTATTTTGATGgccaccaccatcatctacggat ACTTCGAGTTAGGCGTTAAAGAGAACTCTGGTCTCGATGCCGCTGGTTTGGGTGATTTAC TCTTCTAA
- a CDS encoding 1-aminocyclopropane-1-carboxylate deaminase, which yields MSDQPKYIEKLQSIPKEKFLFGPSPISHLPGLTKHLGGKVNIYAKREDCNSGLAYGGNKVRKLEYLVADAKSKGCDTLVSVGGVQSNHTRAVTATAVASGLKAVTVQEKWVPIDPPLYAETGNILLSRLMGGDVRLNQETFDIGHKAATEAAFKDVQDKGGKPYYIPAGASDHPLGGLGFVNMVVEVAEQEKALGIFFDTIVVCSVTGSSHAGTIVGAVAEGRKRKVIGIDASGKPAQTKSQVHRIASNTAKLLDEDLVIGESDVILDERFHAGIYGIPDDETIKAMRLGANTDAFITDPVYEGKSLAGMIKLIEEGSIKEGSNVLYIHLGGQPALNAYSSYFPHD from the exons ATGTCTGATCAACCCAAATACATCGAGAAATTACAATCCATCCCCAAAGAGAAGTTCCTC TTCGgtccatctcccatctctcaCTTACCAGGATTGACCAAGCACCTCGGTGGGAAAGTGAACATCTACGCCAAGAGGGAAGATTGTAATTCCGGTTTGGCATATGGTGGTAACAAAGTtagaaag CTCGAATACCTCGTCGCCGACGCTAAATCAAAGGGGTGTGATACACTTGTGTCAGTCGGTGGTGTACAGTCCAACCACACTAGAGCGGTGACTGCTACAGCTGTTGCATCAGGattgaagg CCGTCACCGTCCAGGAGAAATGGGTGCCCATAGACCCACCTCTATACGCCGAGACTGGTAACATTCTTCTGTCCAGATTGATGGGCGGTGATGTCAGGTTGAACCAAGAGACTTTCGATATCGGTCACAAGGCTGCTACGGAAGCTGCTTTCAAGGATGTTCAGGAtaaaggtggtaaaccaTA CTACATCCCAGCCGGTGCTTCCGATCACCCTCTAGGTGGATTAGGTTTCGTCAACATGGTCGTCGAAGTCGCCGAGCAAGAAAAGGCTCTGGGTATATTCTTCGATACCATCGTCGTCTGTTCCGTCACTGGATCGTCCCATGCTGGAACTATCGTCGGTGCCGTAGCGGAaggtaggaagaggaaagtgataGGGATCGATGCTTCTGGTAAACCCGCTCAAACCAAATCTCAAGTCCATCGAATCGCATCCAACACTGCCAAATTGCTAGATGAAGATCTGGTTATTGGAGAGAGTGATGTTATTTTGGATGAAAGGTTCCACGCTGGTATTTACGGTATACCTGATGATGAGACTATCAAAGCGATGAGAC TCGGAGCCAACACCGATGCATTCATCACTGACCCGGTGTACGAAGGTAAGTCATTGGCAGgtatgatcaagttgatagAGGAAGGATCGATCAAAGAGGGGTCCAATGTTTTGTATATCCACTTGGGTGGTCAACCCGCTTTGAATGCTTATTCTTCCTACTTCCCTCATGACTAG